CGTCCGTCGACCTGATGGCCGACGACGTCGCGAGGCTGCTCGACGCCGAGGGCATCGACCGGGCGGTGATCGGCGGCCTGTCGATGGGCGGCTACGTGACGATGGCGTTCTGCCGCCGGCACCCCGACCGCGTCCAGGGCGTGCTCCTCGCCGACACCAAGGCGGGCCCCGACCCGCAGCCCGCCCGCGACAACCGGGAGCGCATCGCGCAGGCCGTGCTGTCACAGGGCGCCGAGGTCCTGCTGACCGACGTGCTGCCGGCGCTCATCGGCCCGACGACCAAGGAGCGCAGGGCCATGGTGCTCGGCCGGGTCAAGGGCCTGGTGCAGTCGGCGCCGCCGGGCGCGGTGGCCTGGGCGCAGCGGGCCATGGCGGCCCGGCCCGACTCGTTCGAGACGCTGGCCGGGCTCAAGGTCCCGCTGCTCGTCGTCGTGGGCGAGGAGGACGAGCTCGCCACGCCGGCCGACGCCGAGGCCATGGCGCGGGCCGTGCCCGACGGCCGGCTGGAGATCATCCCGAAGGCCGGTCACCTGAGCGCGGTCGAGCAGCCGGAGGCGTTCAACGCCGCGGTGGCGGAGTGGCTCAGGACAGAGCTTGGCGGGGCAGCACCACCTCGCGGATGATCAGCGAGATGGCGGCGGCGACCGGGATGGCCAGCAGGGCGCCCACGATGCCGAGCAGCGCGCCCCCGAACAGGGCGGCGATGACGGTGACCGCGGGCGTCACGTCCACCGAGCGCTTCATGACGCGCGGGTAGATCAGGTAGTTCTCGATCTGCTGGTAGACGACGAAGAAGATCGCGCAGGCGAGGCCCACGGGCAGCGACTGCAGCGCCACCACCGCGCTCACCAGCACCGCGCCGATCGTGGCGCCCACCAGCGGGATCAGGTCCGTCAGGGCGACCACGAGCGCCAGCGCCAGCGCGTACTTCACGCC
The Nonomuraea muscovyensis genome window above contains:
- a CDS encoding alpha/beta fold hydrolase, producing the protein MQLYSRSAGTGLPVVLLHAFPLSSAMWLAQREGLSSLCRVITPDLRGFGGSRLGDDEPSVDLMADDVARLLDAEGIDRAVIGGLSMGGYVTMAFCRRHPDRVQGVLLADTKAGPDPQPARDNRERIAQAVLSQGAEVLLTDVLPALIGPTTKERRAMVLGRVKGLVQSAPPGAVAWAQRAMAARPDSFETLAGLKVPLLVVVGEEDELATPADAEAMARAVPDGRLEIIPKAGHLSAVEQPEAFNAAVAEWLRTELGGAAPPRG